The following coding sequences are from one Virgibacillus necropolis window:
- a CDS encoding kinase-associated lipoprotein B codes for MTDTQIGKIVRAHYNSGIYIGEVIEDRGDRFLIKVLAVHKHPMQGDLHNPGKVEDVFFHERKALAYNEKMNVAKPAVHPFEGELPSYKTSLEKSVNKLKDKLAYKDTPFNKKALKTLEELEEKHY; via the coding sequence ATGACTGACACACAAATTGGAAAAATCGTGCGGGCGCATTATAACTCGGGAATATATATTGGGGAAGTAATAGAGGATCGCGGCGACCGCTTTCTTATCAAAGTATTGGCTGTTCATAAACACCCAATGCAAGGTGATTTACATAACCCAGGCAAAGTGGAAGATGTATTTTTCCATGAACGAAAAGCGCTGGCCTATAATGAGAAAATGAATGTTGCCAAACCAGCAGTCCACCCCTTTGAAGGAGAACTCCCTTCCTATAAAACGTCACTAGAAAAATCAGTTAATAAACTGAAAGACAAGCTTGCCTACAAAGATACACCCTTTAATAAAAAGGCTCTAAAAACATTAGAAGAATTGGAGGAAAAGCATTATTAA
- the deoD gene encoding purine-nucleoside phosphorylase, whose product MSVHIGANKNDVADKILLPGDPLRAKYIAETFLEDVTQYNEVRGMYGFTGTYKGERISVQGTGMGVPSISIYVNELIQSYDVQKLIRVGTCGAIQKDVKVRDVILAQGATTDSQINRMVFDGIDYAPLADFDLLKKAYDVGTEKGMNLRVGNVFTSDTFYRDNAKKLNELLANYKVLAIEMESSALYTLAAKYGRQALSVLTVSDHILTGEETSSEERQTTFNEMMIVALEAAIK is encoded by the coding sequence ATGAGTGTACATATAGGTGCTAATAAAAATGATGTAGCGGACAAAATATTATTACCGGGAGACCCTTTACGAGCAAAATATATTGCAGAAACATTCTTGGAGGATGTAACACAGTATAATGAGGTTCGCGGTATGTATGGTTTTACTGGAACATATAAAGGTGAACGTATATCCGTTCAGGGGACAGGAATGGGCGTTCCATCCATTTCTATCTACGTGAATGAATTAATTCAAAGCTATGATGTTCAAAAGCTAATTCGTGTCGGTACATGTGGTGCGATTCAAAAGGATGTAAAGGTACGGGATGTGATTCTAGCACAAGGTGCAACAACAGACTCTCAAATCAATCGTATGGTATTTGATGGTATCGATTATGCGCCACTTGCTGACTTTGATTTATTGAAAAAAGCCTACGATGTTGGAACAGAAAAAGGAATGAATCTACGAGTAGGAAACGTATTCACAAGTGATACATTCTATCGTGATAATGCAAAGAAATTAAACGAATTACTAGCAAACTATAAAGTGTTAGCAATCGAAATGGAATCATCTGCATTATACACACTTGCTGCGAAATATGGTCGTCAAGCTTTGTCTGTTCTGACGGTTTCTGATCATATTTTAACAGGTGAAGAAACCTCCTCAGAAGAACGTCAAACTACATTTAATGAAATGATGATTGTTGCATTGGAAGCCGCCATTAAATAA
- a CDS encoding cation:proton antiporter, with translation MLSEFPILLGAGLVLLGIFVLGFIGFKTKFPSVILYILLGVVLAGLLTHNEILHFSGEVAIVLLFFLLGLEFSTKRLGSIAKKIWSSGILDVVLSLGVSMIIAFGFGLDWFSAFLIGGITYATSSSITAKLLDDKGRMANAETEFVLAILIFEDLIAPIVVAVLIALSAGDAFTSGDLLLLIGKIIGLGLIAIILGKTVFKHFEKFLLRIDDEDFKIALLVGIAVSFGGLALLLGLSEVLGAFLAGVMLAEIGKIERVESTVTPVKDLLLPTFFIYFGTTIDIGSGIPMPLLLVTLLIWSVIAKVLVGIIGGKLYGLSKRVSLRAGLSLCARGEFSVVMASVALGTIKVFGGIYIILSAFIGMLLFSYANKITIKIYGKPVKKKKNLKVPTV, from the coding sequence TTGTTAAGTGAATTTCCCATACTGTTAGGTGCTGGTCTTGTTTTACTCGGAATTTTCGTTTTAGGTTTTATCGGATTTAAAACAAAATTTCCTAGTGTTATTTTATATATTCTACTTGGTGTTGTTTTAGCAGGATTATTAACACATAATGAAATATTACATTTTTCAGGTGAAGTAGCGATTGTATTGTTATTCTTTTTACTTGGATTAGAATTTAGTACAAAGCGTTTAGGATCGATTGCAAAAAAGATTTGGAGTTCAGGGATACTTGATGTGGTACTTAGCTTAGGTGTTTCGATGATCATTGCTTTCGGATTTGGATTAGATTGGTTTAGTGCGTTTCTTATTGGTGGAATTACATATGCAACGAGTTCGTCAATTACAGCAAAACTACTGGATGACAAGGGAAGGATGGCGAATGCTGAGACCGAATTTGTCTTGGCAATCCTTATATTTGAGGATTTAATCGCTCCAATTGTTGTTGCGGTTTTAATAGCGCTTAGTGCGGGTGATGCGTTTACAAGCGGTGATCTATTACTATTGATAGGAAAAATCATAGGCCTTGGACTTATTGCGATTATCCTCGGTAAGACAGTGTTTAAGCACTTTGAAAAGTTTTTACTACGAATTGATGATGAAGACTTTAAAATTGCGTTATTAGTAGGCATAGCTGTTTCGTTTGGTGGCTTAGCGTTATTATTAGGACTTTCAGAGGTCCTAGGTGCATTTCTTGCAGGTGTTATGCTTGCGGAAATTGGTAAGATTGAGCGTGTTGAAAGTACCGTAACCCCAGTTAAAGACTTGTTGTTACCTACATTTTTTATTTATTTTGGAACAACAATTGACATAGGTTCCGGTATACCAATGCCACTACTACTGGTAACACTTCTTATTTGGTCAGTGATTGCCAAAGTACTCGTTGGAATTATCGGTGGAAAACTATATGGACTATCTAAACGGGTATCACTACGTGCAGGTCTATCGCTCTGTGCAAGGGGAGAATTCTCAGTGGTTATGGCTAGTGTTGCGTTAGGTACTATAAAAGTATTTGGTGGGATCTACATTATCTTGTCAGCGTTTATTGGTATGCTTCTGTTCAGCTATGCTAACAAAATTACAATAAAAATTTATGGTAAACCTGTTAAGAAAAAGAAAAACTTAAAGGTGCCAACTGTCTAA
- a CDS encoding NifU family protein yields MQEQVQEVLNKLRPFLLRDGGDVELIDVDENGIVLLRLMGACGNCPSSTITLKAGIERALIAEVPGVREIEQVF; encoded by the coding sequence ATGCAAGAACAAGTGCAAGAAGTCTTAAATAAATTACGCCCATTTTTACTACGTGACGGTGGAGATGTGGAGTTAATAGATGTTGATGAGAATGGCATTGTGCTTCTCCGTCTCATGGGTGCATGTGGGAACTGTCCTAGTTCTACCATCACGTTAAAAGCTGGAATCGAACGTGCGTTAATCGCTGAAGTTCCTGGAGTTAGAGAAATCGAACAAGTATTTTAA
- a CDS encoding divergent PAP2 family protein, translating into MDLFLNFPLWAALTAIVFAQVIKIPIRFIITREFKPGLAFSTGGMPSSHSAAVTALSTGVGIVDGVSSTTFAVACVFSIIIMFDASGVRRQAGEQAVLLNQLMKDFNHFVEGAKDWNKKEEFEKRKELKELLGHQPIEVFFGGASGIGIAFLLHLLY; encoded by the coding sequence ATGGACTTGTTTTTAAATTTTCCTTTATGGGCTGCATTAACAGCGATAGTTTTTGCCCAAGTTATTAAAATTCCAATACGATTTATTATTACGAGAGAATTTAAGCCAGGTCTTGCTTTTAGTACTGGTGGAATGCCGAGCAGTCATTCTGCCGCTGTGACTGCACTTTCAACTGGAGTAGGTATTGTTGATGGTGTCTCATCAACAACTTTTGCTGTAGCATGCGTCTTTAGCATCATCATTATGTTTGATGCATCAGGGGTACGGAGACAAGCTGGCGAACAAGCGGTGCTTTTAAATCAATTAATGAAAGATTTCAATCATTTTGTTGAAGGCGCAAAGGACTGGAACAAAAAAGAAGAATTTGAAAAGCGAAAAGAATTAAAAGAATTACTTGGCCATCAGCCGATCGAAGTGTTTTTTGGTGGCGCTTCAGGAATTGGCATCGCATTTTTATTACATCTCTTATACTAA
- the dapF gene encoding diaminopimelate epimerase: MMKIPFTKMHGLGNNYIYLDLFKTEYEEDMFPVIARKASDVYTGIGSDGLILIHPSETGAVGMRIFNKDGSEGWNCGNGLRCVARYAYERGLVDNVKFQIEAKSGLVHAEVLIDDGVVSINMGEPRLERALIPMIGPAKDHVIAEPFSVADVELELTAVSMGNPHALFFVDNIKEALITELGPSIENDTRFPDRVNAGFVEVLSPTEMNYRVWERGSGITEACGTGACAAVVAAILNGHMQKETDIHVHLSGGDLLIKWDGQGNVWMTGEAEIIADGILYI, translated from the coding sequence ATCATGAAAATTCCATTCACAAAAATGCATGGACTTGGAAATAATTATATTTATCTGGATCTTTTTAAGACGGAATATGAAGAAGATATGTTTCCAGTTATTGCGAGGAAAGCATCTGATGTTTATACTGGTATCGGATCAGATGGGCTGATTTTAATTCACCCAAGTGAAACGGGCGCGGTAGGAATGCGTATCTTTAATAAAGATGGTTCTGAAGGATGGAACTGTGGAAACGGTCTTCGTTGTGTGGCAAGGTATGCGTACGAACGAGGATTGGTCGATAACGTGAAGTTTCAAATTGAAGCAAAATCAGGGTTAGTTCATGCAGAAGTTTTGATTGATGATGGTGTTGTGTCAATTAATATGGGAGAGCCAAGACTTGAGCGGGCACTGATCCCTATGATTGGTCCGGCAAAAGATCATGTGATTGCTGAACCGTTTTCAGTTGCAGACGTTGAATTGGAGTTAACTGCTGTGTCAATGGGAAACCCGCACGCCTTATTTTTTGTCGATAACATAAAAGAGGCATTAATCACTGAGCTAGGGCCATCTATTGAAAATGATACGCGTTTTCCAGACCGGGTAAATGCTGGATTTGTAGAAGTGCTCTCTCCTACTGAAATGAATTATCGTGTGTGGGAGCGTGGTTCTGGTATTACGGAGGCCTGCGGAACAGGTGCCTGTGCCGCAGTTGTTGCAGCTATATTAAATGGACATATGCAAAAGGAAACAGATATTCATGTTCACCTTAGTGGTGGAGATCTTCTAATAAAATGGGATGGTCAGGGAAACGTTTGGATGACAGGCGAAGCGGAAATTATCGCTGATGGAATACTCTATATATAG
- a CDS encoding YuzD family protein has protein sequence MGNEKVVITVYGAEQICASCVGAPGSKDTYEWLQAAVGRKYIDGDVDYTYININESQTKEKHAEFVERIFAEDLFYPIIFVNEEMVAEGIPRLKTIYQALDKHEVPLQS, from the coding sequence ATGGGGAATGAAAAAGTGGTAATAACCGTCTATGGCGCGGAACAAATATGTGCAAGTTGTGTAGGTGCACCAGGTTCAAAAGATACGTATGAGTGGCTTCAAGCGGCGGTAGGAAGAAAGTATATAGATGGCGATGTTGACTACACCTATATCAATATCAATGAATCGCAAACGAAAGAAAAACATGCTGAATTTGTTGAACGAATTTTTGCTGAGGATTTATTTTACCCAATTATATTTGTAAATGAAGAAATGGTCGCAGAGGGGATTCCCCGCTTAAAAACTATCTACCAAGCATTGGATAAACATGAGGTTCCTTTGCAATCCTAA
- a CDS encoding YuiB family protein has protein sequence MVQLIMSILLFLVIFFGLAFILNMLLRRTWLMACLYPFIVLIIVDDLSTVAYFTDLTGSFSIAFTKLMEITPVDIIILSSGFIGTIVSGIVIKLLRKSGYQMF, from the coding sequence GTGGTTCAACTTATTATGTCTATCTTATTATTTTTAGTAATATTTTTTGGACTAGCATTTATACTAAATATGCTACTGCGTCGAACTTGGTTAATGGCATGTTTATACCCATTTATCGTATTAATAATAGTCGATGATTTATCAACAGTGGCCTATTTTACAGATTTGACTGGCTCGTTTTCTATAGCATTTACTAAACTTATGGAAATTACTCCAGTTGATATAATTATTTTAAGTTCTGGATTTATTGGCACAATCGTTTCAGGAATTGTTATTAAGCTTTTAAGGAAAAGCGGGTATCAAATGTTTTAG
- a CDS encoding HesB/IscA family protein, with protein MVVTLTETAVDQIREMMQEESEDVRLRFGIKGGGCSGLSYSLGFDYEINEELDMIDEINGVPVVIFKQDIPIIEGTKIDFKQNMMGGGFSIDNPNAIVSCGCGSSFKAKDREGAPEKC; from the coding sequence ATGGTTGTTACACTTACAGAAACTGCGGTGGATCAAATTAGGGAAATGATGCAAGAAGAATCAGAAGATGTCCGTTTACGCTTTGGTATAAAAGGTGGCGGCTGTAGCGGCTTATCCTATTCTTTAGGCTTTGATTATGAGATTAATGAAGAATTAGATATGATAGATGAGATAAATGGAGTTCCTGTAGTTATTTTCAAGCAGGATATCCCGATTATAGAAGGAACAAAAATTGATTTTAAACAAAACATGATGGGCGGAGGATTCTCAATCGATAATCCGAACGCAATTGTTTCGTGTGGCTGTGGATCATCCTTTAAGGCAAAAGATCGCGAAGGCGCACCGGAAAAATGTTAA
- a CDS encoding cation:proton antiporter regulatory subunit, with product MKDLNISVSQLPGIGQKITMKTSEDDMLVIIVHHTGKRELYFFDDGDSEEADFAMDLTPEETRELAAQLLGATYQPVDIEKIRMFKRQIIVDYIKVKAKSSLVDKTIEESDVRNKTGATIIGIVHGEDMVAIPESDTTIKPGDVLMSIGKEEQISSLSKLCQGEE from the coding sequence GTGAAAGATTTGAATATTTCCGTATCACAGTTACCAGGGATTGGACAGAAAATTACAATGAAAACTTCAGAGGATGATATGCTTGTTATTATTGTTCATCATACTGGTAAAAGAGAACTTTATTTTTTTGATGATGGTGACAGTGAAGAAGCAGACTTTGCAATGGACTTAACTCCTGAGGAGACCCGAGAATTAGCTGCTCAATTACTTGGAGCTACTTATCAACCTGTGGATATTGAAAAAATTCGTATGTTTAAGCGACAAATCATTGTGGACTATATAAAGGTGAAAGCAAAATCATCACTTGTTGATAAAACGATTGAAGAATCTGATGTTAGAAATAAAACCGGTGCAACGATTATTGGAATTGTTCATGGAGAAGACATGGTTGCTATCCCTGAATCTGATACGACAATAAAACCTGGGGATGTACTGATGTCTATTGGTAAAGAGGAACAGATATCTTCTCTATCAAAGCTATGTCAGGGAGAGGAATAA
- a CDS encoding NAD(P)/FAD-dependent oxidoreductase: MTDKLYDVTIIGAGPVGLFTAFYGGMRQASVKIIESLPHTGGQLTALYPEKYIYDIAGFPKVRAQELVDNLEEQANMFDPTIVLEQAIEKVERMEDNTFKLTSDKEVHYSKTIIITAGNGAFQPRRLNVGECDQFEGINLHYHVKEMNHYKDQNVVLLGGGDSAVDWALMLEPIAKSVTLVHRRDKFRAHEHSVEKLMSSNVNVITPFSPTDIVGKDRIEQLILQEVKGDKEIVLDVDSLLCNYGFVSSLGPIKEWDLEIDKNSIVVNSKMETNIPGIYAAGDICTYPGKVNLIATGFGEGPTAINNAKSYIDPKARLQPKHSTSMF; the protein is encoded by the coding sequence ATGACAGATAAACTTTACGATGTAACAATAATTGGAGCAGGACCAGTTGGATTATTCACCGCATTTTATGGTGGTATGAGACAAGCAAGTGTCAAAATAATAGAAAGTTTACCACATACTGGTGGACAACTAACTGCCCTCTATCCAGAAAAATATATATATGATATTGCTGGCTTTCCGAAAGTACGTGCTCAAGAGCTCGTTGATAATCTCGAGGAACAAGCAAACATGTTTGATCCTACTATTGTATTAGAACAAGCAATTGAAAAAGTTGAACGGATGGAAGATAACACATTTAAGTTAACTTCAGATAAAGAGGTTCATTACTCAAAGACCATTATTATTACAGCTGGGAATGGCGCATTTCAGCCTCGTCGTCTCAATGTTGGTGAATGCGATCAATTTGAAGGAATAAACCTTCATTATCATGTTAAGGAAATGAACCATTATAAGGATCAAAATGTTGTCCTATTAGGTGGAGGAGATTCTGCAGTGGACTGGGCGCTTATGCTAGAACCAATTGCCAAAAGCGTAACACTCGTTCACCGGCGGGACAAGTTCAGAGCACACGAACATAGTGTAGAAAAGTTAATGTCTTCAAATGTTAATGTAATTACACCATTTTCTCCAACTGATATCGTTGGAAAAGATCGGATTGAACAACTGATTCTACAGGAAGTTAAGGGTGATAAAGAAATTGTCTTAGATGTCGATTCCTTATTATGTAACTATGGCTTTGTTTCATCGCTAGGTCCAATTAAAGAATGGGACTTAGAAATTGATAAGAACAGCATAGTAGTTAATTCTAAAATGGAAACAAACATCCCAGGCATTTATGCCGCTGGTGACATTTGTACGTACCCTGGAAAAGTTAACTTAATTGCCACTGGATTCGGCGAAGGCCCAACCGCCATTAACAATGCCAAATCCTACATCGATCCAAAAGCACGATTGCAACCAAAACATTCAACTAGTATGTTTTAA
- a CDS encoding nuclease-related domain-containing protein: MIGKERETPLIVLKLEALLRRIPTNHPQRLKIEESLRRYQAGYWGEQSLDYHFNFLKDDDYIFFHGLRLPWINKLFFQIDSLLLTSTCIILLEIKNMVGTIYFDIPFQQMIRTLDGKETSFPCPIVQSNRHVVQLTEWLRKNRFPNIPILNYVVFSNSSVILKTDPIHKHVFEKVLTAANLPNKLNAVRPSYPNIILNKHKIDQLNNQFIQQHVSQDPDVIEKYGLEKSELLTGITCSKCNKLTIIRKNRNWLCPICKSTFTDSHIQLLIDYLLLISPTITNKQFRYFSNLESPSITTKLFQGMNFQSTGTYKNRQYQLSLDQIQHHL; the protein is encoded by the coding sequence TTGATAGGAAAAGAACGAGAAACTCCATTAATTGTTTTAAAACTGGAAGCATTGTTGCGACGCATTCCGACAAACCATCCGCAAAGATTAAAAATAGAAGAGAGTCTTCGCAGATATCAGGCTGGTTACTGGGGCGAACAATCTCTAGATTACCACTTTAATTTTTTAAAAGATGATGATTATATTTTCTTTCATGGATTGCGGTTACCGTGGATAAATAAACTATTTTTTCAAATTGACTCCCTTTTGTTAACTTCTACCTGTATTATTCTTCTTGAGATTAAAAATATGGTAGGCACAATATACTTTGATATTCCATTCCAGCAAATGATTCGAACCTTGGATGGGAAAGAAACGTCCTTCCCTTGCCCAATCGTACAAAGTAATCGACATGTTGTTCAGCTAACTGAATGGCTTAGAAAAAACCGCTTCCCAAACATTCCAATTCTTAATTACGTCGTGTTTAGTAATTCTTCCGTGATTTTGAAAACTGATCCAATCCACAAGCATGTTTTTGAAAAGGTATTAACTGCTGCAAACCTCCCGAATAAATTAAACGCCGTCCGCCCTAGTTATCCCAACATAATTTTAAATAAACATAAAATTGATCAACTAAATAACCAATTCATACAACAGCATGTTTCACAAGACCCCGATGTTATAGAAAAGTATGGGCTGGAAAAATCTGAATTACTAACTGGAATAACGTGTAGCAAGTGTAACAAGTTAACCATAATTCGTAAAAACCGAAACTGGTTATGCCCGATATGTAAGTCTACATTTACTGATAGCCACATTCAGCTACTCATCGATTATCTGCTACTAATTTCACCAACCATAACGAATAAGCAATTTAGATATTTCTCCAACCTTGAATCTCCGTCGATTACAACAAAATTATTTCAAGGCATGAATTTCCAATCAACAGGTACGTATAAAAATCGACAATACCAGTTATCACTTGATCAAATCCAGCACCATTTATAG
- a CDS encoding phosphocarrier protein HPr: MKEQTFTITADTGVHARPATLLVNKAGQFESEVEVTYNGKTVNLKSIMGVMSLGVPKGAEVKVTATGGDEEEALAGVAEVIKEHLGE; encoded by the coding sequence ATGAAAGAACAAACATTTACAATTACTGCGGATACTGGTGTACATGCACGTCCTGCAACGTTGTTGGTTAATAAAGCAGGACAATTTGAATCAGAGGTTGAGGTTACTTATAATGGTAAAACAGTTAATCTGAAATCAATCATGGGTGTTATGTCTTTAGGTGTACCTAAGGGTGCAGAGGTCAAAGTTACGGCTACTGGCGGCGACGAAGAAGAAGCATTAGCTGGTGTCGCTGAAGTTATTAAAGAACATTTAGGCGAATAA
- a CDS encoding 3D domain-containing protein — protein MKTRKFLRKSAMVLLFFGAIYATFSSISNVNLEDVQVWAKQKSQEVASVDSNSFKQRDIALEKKTLNLEKEKQSYISSEEIDGPETIEETMNFEQYPSTTLLATGYTAGIESTGKTPDHPRYGITFSGVQVKRDLYSTIAADLDVYPIGTIMWIPDYGFGVVADKGSAINGHKIDLYYHTVADVYEHWGKKEVEVYIVEMGDGSLTEEELKELNNNEALQVFRDQIIKS, from the coding sequence ATGAAAACAAGAAAATTTTTACGGAAAAGTGCAATGGTTCTATTATTCTTTGGCGCAATTTATGCTACATTTTCATCCATTTCAAATGTTAATTTAGAGGACGTCCAGGTATGGGCAAAACAAAAGTCTCAGGAAGTCGCTTCTGTTGATAGCAATTCTTTTAAACAGAGAGACATAGCTTTAGAAAAGAAAACGTTGAATCTTGAGAAGGAAAAACAAAGTTATATTTCCAGTGAAGAAATTGACGGACCAGAAACAATTGAAGAAACAATGAATTTTGAACAATATCCTAGTACAACGTTACTTGCAACTGGATATACTGCGGGTATCGAATCAACAGGGAAAACACCTGATCATCCAAGGTACGGTATTACTTTTTCTGGTGTGCAGGTTAAAAGAGATTTATATTCTACTATTGCAGCAGATTTAGATGTGTATCCGATTGGAACTATAATGTGGATCCCTGATTATGGTTTTGGGGTAGTCGCGGATAAAGGTAGTGCCATCAATGGCCATAAAATTGATCTTTATTATCACACTGTTGCGGATGTATACGAGCATTGGGGTAAAAAAGAAGTAGAGGTTTATATTGTTGAAATGGGTGACGGATCTTTAACCGAGGAAGAATTAAAAGAACTAAATAATAACGAAGCACTGCAAGTTTTCCGAGATCAAATTATCAAGAGTTAA
- a CDS encoding biotin transporter BioY, which yields MKQLRTIDLTFGAVFVCLMAIGANIAVWFPMLAVPIGGASVPLSLQTFFAILAGLMLGKKLGSISMITYILVGVAGVPVFANMSAGPMAIVSPTGGFIISFVFIAFFVGWISEITKKPSVPIYTIASIVGLVLNYTIGVSYMYLAMNTWLALDISYTIAWVSMIPFIVKDTALACLASVFMVTLAKRVPMRWTSVRT from the coding sequence ATGAAACAATTACGTACAATAGATTTAACATTTGGTGCAGTATTTGTGTGTTTGATGGCTATTGGTGCCAATATCGCAGTTTGGTTCCCAATGCTGGCAGTTCCTATTGGTGGGGCATCAGTACCATTATCTTTACAAACATTTTTTGCTATTCTGGCAGGATTAATGCTCGGCAAAAAACTTGGGTCTATTTCAATGATTACATATATTCTCGTCGGCGTGGCCGGTGTACCTGTATTTGCAAATATGAGTGCAGGACCAATGGCTATTGTTAGTCCTACAGGTGGCTTTATTATTTCGTTTGTTTTCATAGCGTTTTTCGTTGGCTGGATTTCAGAGATTACTAAAAAACCTTCTGTTCCTATATACACAATCGCCTCAATTGTTGGTCTGGTATTAAATTATACAATTGGTGTATCGTACATGTATCTTGCAATGAATACATGGTTAGCACTAGATATCTCTTATACAATTGCCTGGGTTAGTATGATTCCTTTTATTGTAAAAGATACGGCACTTGCATGTTTAGCATCAGTTTTCATGGTAACATTAGCAAAACGTGTCCCAATGAGATGGACATCTGTAAGAACATAA
- a CDS encoding NAD(P)/FAD-dependent oxidoreductase: protein MKKPSIVVLGAGYGGMIATVNLQKSLGINEANITLVNKHDYHYQATWLHENAAGTLHHDRTRIEIKEVINMNKVNFVKDTVVSIKPDEKKVKLKNGEIYYDYLVIALGFEAATFGIPGLDEHAFTIGSINSARLIREHIEYNFAMYNNEKDPNDARLTIVVGGGGFTGIEFLGELANRIPELCKEFDIDKNKVRIINVEGAHTVLPGFDPDLVEYAMNSLEARGIEFKTGALLKECKPDGIVIEKDGKLEEIPTKTTVWAAGVRANSIIEASGFETNRGKIEVRNDMRAPDYDDVFVVGDCALIMNEESGRPFPPTAQIAIQMAEAVSHNVKAMATGSGEVESFEPKILGTVASLGHDDAIGVVLNDRKLFGFKATVMKKVIDNRYLLKLGGPGLLFKKGKFNIFY, encoded by the coding sequence ATGAAGAAGCCAAGTATTGTTGTTTTAGGTGCAGGATATGGTGGAATGATTGCGACTGTAAACTTACAGAAATCTCTAGGGATAAATGAAGCAAATATTACACTGGTAAACAAGCATGACTACCATTACCAAGCTACATGGTTACATGAAAATGCTGCGGGAACATTGCACCATGATCGTACCCGTATTGAGATAAAAGAAGTAATTAACATGAATAAGGTTAACTTTGTCAAAGATACAGTAGTTTCTATTAAACCAGATGAGAAAAAAGTTAAGCTGAAGAATGGTGAAATTTACTATGATTATTTAGTAATTGCTTTAGGTTTTGAAGCTGCAACATTTGGAATTCCAGGGCTTGATGAACATGCTTTCACGATAGGTAGTATAAATAGTGCACGGCTAATAAGAGAACATATTGAATACAACTTTGCGATGTATAATAATGAAAAGGATCCAAACGACGCTCGTTTAACTATCGTCGTTGGAGGTGGAGGTTTTACAGGAATTGAGTTTCTGGGAGAGCTTGCCAATCGTATTCCTGAGTTATGTAAAGAGTTTGATATTGATAAAAATAAAGTTCGCATCATTAATGTGGAAGGCGCACATACTGTTTTGCCAGGGTTTGATCCCGATCTTGTGGAATATGCGATGAATTCGCTTGAGGCAAGGGGAATTGAATTTAAGACTGGTGCATTACTAAAAGAATGCAAGCCAGATGGTATTGTCATTGAAAAAGATGGCAAGCTTGAAGAAATTCCAACAAAGACGACTGTTTGGGCAGCTGGAGTTCGTGCTAACTCTATCATTGAGGCATCAGGTTTTGAAACCAATCGTGGAAAAATTGAAGTACGTAACGATATGCGTGCCCCAGATTACGATGATGTCTTCGTAGTAGGTGATTGCGCACTTATCATGAACGAAGAAAGTGGGCGCCCATTCCCACCAACCGCACAAATTGCCATTCAAATGGCAGAAGCTGTTTCGCATAATGTGAAGGCAATGGCCACTGGAAGCGGAGAAGTAGAGAGCTTTGAACCAAAAATATTGGGTACAGTAGCTTCGCTTGGTCATGATGATGCAATTGGTGTAGTCTTGAATGATCGTAAATTATTCGGTTTTAAAGCTACTGTAATGAAAAAGGTTATTGATAATCGTTATTTACTTAAGTTAGGCGGACCTGGACTATTATTTAAAAAAGGAAAATTCAATATTTTTTATTAA